Proteins encoded within one genomic window of Sminthopsis crassicaudata isolate SCR6 chromosome X, ASM4859323v1, whole genome shotgun sequence:
- the LOC141549062 gene encoding ras-like protein family member 11A-like, with translation MGDTGTGPPSVACPYRRRRCALVPKNPDSSRPPFLQEGSRLEDSLALWQPVSGPPCPLQHALVRLVQALPLPGPPGSAIGCRDKWGLGDPPNPAPRARRLARAVSPWCRARFPAEQQQLVSERAQRAAPKLFPVAALAGELGRGRARRRLPGQETPRPRGRCRCRCCLRRRYRHLPPPATMWHFSTSAIAPYSTNFLLVPIPECPGPVCPPPGKAIKIVVLGASSVGKTALVVRFLTKRFIGDYEANTGSLYSRQFTLDGEEISLQVQDTPYVALEENSEVIICQEQVNRSIYWADGFVCVYSITDHASYRIIRPLYQHIRKIHPNANIPLLLLGNKGDLLRARQVSSDEGEQLAGELGGSYSEVSARENFDSVNDAFQQLCQLVGRIGGGGSSPSVGPSANANANAGTCGSVCVEKRRGLHLARPKSPNMQDLKRRLKQALSSKSRSATAPAPSNSI, from the exons AGTTCCTAAGAACCCAGACTCTTCAAGACCCCCTTTCCTCCAGGAGGGTTCTAGGTTGGAAGATTCTTTGGCTCTCTGGCAGCCTGTATCGGGGCCCCCCTGCCCGCTCCAGCACGCTCTAG TGAGGCTGGTGCAAGCGCTGCCGTTGCCCGGCCCTCCGGGCTCGGCCATTGGCTGCCGGGACAAGTGGGGGCTCGGCGACCCGCCAAACCCGGCCCCGCGCGCCCGCCGATTGGCCAGGGCTGTCTCTCCCTGGTGCCGAGCGCGCTTTCCCGCGGAGCAGCAGCAGCTAGTGAGCGAGCGAGCGCAGCGAGCGGCTCCCAAACTTTTCCCGGTGGCCGCGCTCGCTGGTGAACTTGGCCGTGGGCGGGCGCGGAGGAGGCTGCCTGGTCAGGAGACGCCTCGGCCCCGCG gccgctgccgctgccgctgctGCCTGCGCCGCCGCTACCGCCACCTCCCGCCTCCAGCGACCATGTGGCACTTCTCCACCTCGGCCATAGCGCCCTACTCCACCAACTTTCTGCTGGTGCCCATCCCCGAGTGCCCCGGGCCGGTCTGCCCACCCCCGGGCAAGGCCATAAAGATCGTGGTGCTCGGGGCCAGCAGCGTCGGCAAGACTG CCCTGGTGGTCCGTTTCCTCACCAAGAGATTTATTGGCGACTATGAGGCCAACACCG GTTCCTTGTACTCTCGACAATTCACCCTTGATGGGGAAGAAATCTCTCTCCAGGTTCAGGATACTCCCTATGTGGCCCTGGAG GAGAATAGCGAGGTCATCATTTGCCAGGAGCAGGTGAACCGCTCCATCTATTGGGCAGATGGCTTTGTGTGTGTCTACTCCATCACTGATCATGCTAGCTACCGCATCATCCGGCCTCTGTACCAGCACATCCGCAAGATTCATCCCAATGCCAACATCCCCCTGCTGCTGTTGGGCAACAAGGGTGATCTGCTTAGGGCCCGCCAAGTGTCCTCGGATGAGGGGGAGCAGCTGGCTGGGGAGCTGGGTGGCAGCTACTCAGAGGTGTCTGCCCGGGAGAATTTCGACAGCGTGAATGATGCTTTCCAGCAACTGTGCCAGCTGGTGGGCCGCATCGGGGGTGGTGGCAGCAGCCCCAGCGTCGGCCCTAGTGCTAATGCCAATGCCAATGCTGGTACCTGCGGCAGTGTCTGTGTGGAAAAGCGCAGGGGCCTCCACCTGGCCCGCCCCAAGTCCCCCAACATGCAGGACCTGAAGCGGCGCCTGAAGCAGGCCCTCTCCTCAAAGAGCAGGTCCGCTACTGCCCCAGCCCCAAGCAACAGCATATGA